The Coffea arabica cultivar ET-39 chromosome 2c, Coffea Arabica ET-39 HiFi, whole genome shotgun sequence genome includes the window ATTTTAGCTATTTGTGAAGCTTGATCTTGGCACCTGACCAGCCAGTTTTCTATTATTTCTTTCTTAAATGGGCTCGTGTCTTTCCTTAACAAACTTTAGGtagaaaactagaaaatttcTTTAGCATATTCAATCACATGAAGCTATAGAATAGTTTGTACTGGTAAAGAAACCATCTATGGTGGCATGATAAAGCAGCACAGTGGCAAAGTTGTAGCTGTGACAGAATGGCTGCTATCTCTCCTTTGGTCCGTACTCAGTACAATTGAATTATAGGTGGATTCATATGCCTGTCAGGTTGATCGGAAGGGGGAAGGATAAAATAACTTGCTTTTTGATTCTTCCTTTCCTTCTGACTAGAGCAGTATCATGAGAGGTGTTGCTGTGACTAGGAATTGAATTCTCGAGATGTTGATGGGGATGGTTGATATGCTTGCTTGAAGTTCAGTTGTTAACTCAGTAGGGGTGAGGTGAATATAACATTCTCTGTATGTTGTGAATGTTAGCCAAATTTAACCTTCTTATGCAGCAGGGCATCTGCTTTAAGGAACGAATCTGAATGAAAATGGACTCCTAATGTTCTTATGTATGATATTCCTAAATGTAGAAagtacaaaaaaattttatagtcatGTTGCCTTCATCTTATGATTCCATTCTGTATCAAATTTATGTTTAGGTATCACGGTGGATGACCGAAAAAAGATACATGCCTTTGAGAGAGCTGGATGTTTCCATTCAAATTAATTTGATTCACAGAGTACATGGCTTGAAGGAAGCTGAGAACTGTTTCAATAATGTCAGTAGTAAGCTAAAAGGCTTTAATGCTCACATAGCCCTCCTTAACTGCTATGTCCATGAAAAATCAGTGGAAAAAGCAGAGGCCTTAATGCAGAAAATGAGGGAAATGGGGTATGCTAATTCACCACTACCCTACAATCTCATGATGAATCTCCATTATGGCTTGGGAAACTATAAGAAGCTAGATGATCtaatgaatgaaatggaaggAAGGGGAATTAAATTTGACCCATTCACCCTCACCATCCGGTTAAGTGCTTATGCGGCTGCTTCTGATGCTGAAGGTGTAGATAAAATTGCTAAGATGATGGAAATTGATCCGCTGATTGTTCCAGACTTTAGTGTCTATGCTGTTGTAGCCCAGGGGTACTTAAAAGTTGGTCAGTTGGATAAAGCTTTgccaattttgaagaaaatggaGGAATTAGCAGTAACCACAAGGAAAGGAAAATTTCCGTATGATTTCCTGCTCAAATTGTATGCTGGAATGCAGAGGAGAGATGATGTGCTCCGAATATGGGAAATGTACAAGCAAAAACAGAAGATCAATAACAAGGGTTACATGACCATGATGAGCTCACTACTGAGCTTTGGCGATGTTGGAGGCATTGAGGACATCTTTAAAGAATGGGAATCGAGGGGATTATCCTATGATTTTCGGGTTCCAAATGTTTTGATACATGCTTATTGCAGAAATGGGGAATTGGAGAAGGCTGAGGCCCTTATAGACAAGGGGTTATCAGAAGGGGGTGAACCTTTTGCAACAACATGGTTTTATATGGCACTTGGATACATAAAGGATAATCAGATTTCAAAAGCTGTGGAAGCATTGAAGAAGGCAATCTTGAAATGCCCTCCTGATCACAAGCCTAATACAGAAACATTGAACACCTGTCTGGAACATATGGAGAGGGGGGATGTGGAAAAGTCAGAGGAGTTCATAAAGCTTATAAAGAAAGAGAGCTTATGTTCACTGGCTGTTCAAGATAGCTCCATGGATTTTATCAAGTCTGGTGAATCTCAATCTTGATTGCATGGCTGATATTGAAGAAATGGCAGCATCaagttttcaatttcttgaacGGCATTACATTATGAAGAGCATATATATAATGATACATACACCTTGCTGATTGGGTTTTCAACCGCTCATGATAGCTCAATTTCAGGTAATGTTTTC containing:
- the LOC113726012 gene encoding pentatricopeptide repeat-containing protein At2g20710, mitochondrial — protein: MNILFPNPLSQLSKSASQKMFTHFFCTRSPKSLDRSHPSNNLYKRISPLGDPKISVVPVLDQWAAEGRPVHKEYLESIVKELKAYKRYKHALEVSRWMTEKRYMPLRELDVSIQINLIHRVHGLKEAENCFNNVSSKLKGFNAHIALLNCYVHEKSVEKAEALMQKMREMGYANSPLPYNLMMNLHYGLGNYKKLDDLMNEMEGRGIKFDPFTLTIRLSAYAAASDAEGVDKIAKMMEIDPLIVPDFSVYAVVAQGYLKVGQLDKALPILKKMEELAVTTRKGKFPYDFLLKLYAGMQRRDDVLRIWEMYKQKQKINNKGYMTMMSSLLSFGDVGGIEDIFKEWESRGLSYDFRVPNVLIHAYCRNGELEKAEALIDKGLSEGGEPFATTWFYMALGYIKDNQISKAVEALKKAILKCPPDHKPNTETLNTCLEHMERGDVEKSEEFIKLIKKESLCSLAVQDSSMDFIKSGESQS